A region of Panicum virgatum strain AP13 chromosome 8N, P.virgatum_v5, whole genome shotgun sequence DNA encodes the following proteins:
- the LOC120684473 gene encoding salicylic acid-binding protein 2-like, producing the protein MAEPAATTVRSGCPGATHIFLVHGICHGGWCWYKVAARLRRLQPLAASRVVAPDLAASGIDDRRLREVPTFRDYTAPLLDALRSLPDGERAIVVGHSLGGLSVALAAEEFPDKVAAAVFLCAYMPDCMSPPGHVVLQGANRESQMDNEMKPQDGDGKLPASFMFGPQFTKQNVYQLCSKEDITLAKSLMRIGSVFLEDLQIMKPLSMHRYGSVRKVYIVCKQDRTLQEEFQRWMVSNNPVDEVKEIDCADHMAMLSAPDDIVQCIVDIVAKYS; encoded by the exons ATGGCGGAGCCGGCAGCCACTACGGTGAGGAGCGGCTGCCCCGGCGCCACGCACATATTCCTCGTCCACGGAATCTGCCACGGCGGCTGGTGCTGGTAcaaggtggcggcgcggctacgGCGCCTGCAGCCGCTTGCCGCCAGCCGCGTCGTGGCGCCGGACCTCGCGGCGTCGGGCATCGACGACCGACGGCTGCGCGAGGTGCCCACGTTCCGGGACTACACGGCCCCGCTGCTGGACGCTCTCCGGTCGCTCCCCGACGGAGAGAGAGCGATCGTCGTGGGGCACAGCCTCGGGGGCCTCAGCGTGGCGCTCGCTGCGGAGGAGTTCCCCGACAAGGTCGCCGCCGCGGTGTTTCTGTGCGCCTACATGCCGGACTGCATGTCGCCGCCGGGGCACGTGGTCCTGCAG GGCGCAAACCGGGAGTCCCAGATGGACAATGAGATGAAACCCCAAGATGGAGACGGCAAGCTTCCTGCTTCCTTTATGTTCGGGCCGCAGTTCACCAAACAGAACGTCTACCAACTGTGCTCTAAAGAG GACATCACACTGGCGAAATCTCTCATGAGAATCGGCTCGGTGTTCCTCGAAGACCTGCAGATCATGAAACCACTCTCCATGCATCGCTACGGCTCCGTGCGCAAGGTGTACATCGTCTGCAAGCAAGACCGGACGCTGCAGGAGGAGTTCCAGAGGTGGATGGTGTCCAACAACCCGGTCGATGAGGTGAAGGAGATTGACTGCGCGGATCACATGGCGATGCTCTCCGCTCCCGATGACATCGTGCAGTGCATTGTCGATATCGTTGCAAAATACAGTTGA